Proteins found in one Kwoniella shivajii chromosome 4, complete sequence genomic segment:
- a CDS encoding A/G-specific adenine glycosylase: MRASSSHSRSPSIISIPDSDGSDYVPIPNNKGDDGSPIKKTSVKRKRSSIAPTRKNDIRSKAKADIDDDIGLADIEDIGPIIRRDHDQLYHKVDEIVKVQEDLLTWFENCREKRGMPWRKKYNPELSMDQKGQRAYEIWVSEVMLQQTQVNTVIAYWERWIEKWPTITDLAKADVEEVNAMWRGLGYYRRARSLLAGAKTVMSKTKYQGRLPDDPIILEKEIDGVGRYTAGAICSIAYGIRTPIVDGNIHRLFTRLLALHAPQTAPSTIKSLWTSAEELVGRLPKDKERKGITGDWNQALMELGSQVCKPLSPDCQVCPLKSSCKAYAELSSSPPKPSERLCTLCAPIPLSTSTEKIPSVTIFPMRKEKKTSRVEDESVLVLEWKGEEGKRRWLFVKRPEKGLLAGLFEPPTTPVPTSSKPKDCLQASLKSLTEYIKVTARELAEVKTYNHISSIPHIFSHINMTYHVHHFILSSTISDPPEILSTSPRVAIWMDDNQVEHANVGTGVKKVWAEVYGSWGSFDENHESFAEAKTKTASKKIKEKKPLEEVKNGKVVKKIMMPMMPVKKIKEM, from the exons ATGCGAGCGAGTTCTTCCCACTCCAGATCACCATCGATCATATCTATCCCCGATTCAGATGGAAGTGATTACGTTCCTATACCTAATAATAAAGGCGATGATGGTAGCCCAATCAAGAAAACTTCAGTCAAGCGTAAACGATCAAGTATTGCGCCTACCCGAAAAAACGATATCAGATCCAAggccaaagctgatatagatgatgatattggattGGCAGATATCGAAGATATCGGACCTATCATCAGACGAGATCATGATCAATTGTATCATAAGGTAGACGAGATAGTTAAAGTGCAAGAGGATCTACTTACTTGGTTCGAGAATTGCAG ggagaaaagaggaatgcCCTGGAGAAAGAAATATAATCCAGAATTGAGTATGGATCAAAAAGGTCAAAGAGCTTACGAG ATCTGGG TTTCCGAAGTTATGTTACAGCAGACTCAGGTGAACACA GTGATAGCTTATTGGGAGAGGTGGATTGAGAAATGGCCCACTATCACTGATCTTGCGAAAGCGGATGTAGAG GAAGTGAATGCTATGTGGC GTGGTTTGGGATATTATCGACGTGCTCGTTCATTGCTCGCTGGCGCAAAGACAGTCATGTCGAAAACAAAATATCAAGGTAGATTGCCTGATGATCCTATAATATtggaaaaggagattgatggtGTTGGACGATATACAGCAG GTGCTATCTGTTCAATAGCATATGGGATCAGAACTCCAATC GTTGACGGGAATATACATCGACTTTTTACTCGTCTATTGGCTTTACATGCACCTCAAACAGCCCCAAGTACGATCAAGTCACTCTGGACATCTGCTGAAGAATTAGTGGGAAGACTTCCTAAAGATAAGGAGAGGAAAGGTATAACAGGCGATTGGAatcaagctttgatggaaTTAGGCAGTCAAGTTTGTAAACCTCTTTCACCAGATTGTCAAGTTTGTCCTCTCAAATCGAGCTGTAAAGCTTACGCAGAG CTTTCATCGTCTCCGCCCAAGCCTTCCGAACGACTGTGCACTTTATGTGCTCCAATACCTCTGTCGACAAGTACAGAAAAGATACCAAGCGTTACCATCTTTCCTATgcgaaaagagaagaaaacGTCGAGAGTCGAAGATGAGTCCGTCTTGGTACTAGAGTGGAAAGGCGAAGAGGGGAAAAGGAGGTGGCTATTCGTCAAACGACCTGAAAAAG GTTTATTAGCTGGATTGTTCGAGCCTCCTACAACTCCAGTTCCAACTTCTAGCAAACCAAAGGATTGTCTTCAAGCTTCATTGAAGTCACTGACAGAATACATTAAGGTTACCGCGCGAGAATTAGCAGAAGTCAAGACGTATAATCATATCTCTTCAATACCACACATCTTCTCACATATAAATATGACTTATCATGTACATCacttcattctttcttcgaCTATCTCAGATCCGCCGGAGATCTTATCGACTAGTCCACGAGTCGCGATatggatggatgataatcAAGTGGAACATGCAAATGTTGGCACGGGAGTCAAAAAAGTATGGGCTGAGGTATATGGTTCATGGGGTTCATTCGATGAAAATCATGAATCATTTGCTGAAGCAAAGACCAAAACAGCGTCTaagaagatcaaggagaagaaaccactagaagaggtaaagaatGGTAAAGTCGTCAAGAAAATTATGATGCCTATGATGCCCgtgaagaaaatcaaagagatgTAA